The DNA segment GCACAGTGAAGCTTTTGCGGCAGGAGAATTGAAGCACGGACCTATTGCTCTCGTTGATGAATCTACAATAGTCGTTGCCATTGCAACTCAGAAATCCCTTTATGATAAAATTGCCAGTAATATTGAGGAAGTAAAGAGCCGCATCTGTACGACACTGGTTATTACTCAGAAAAGCTGCAACCGGTTTAAGAATGATGAGGAAAAAGTTATTTACGATGAAGTTGTAAAGGTTCCTGATACGGAAGATGCATTTGCACCGATTCTGTCTGTAATACCGGCACAGCTGCTTGCTTATTATTGTGCAGTTCATCGTGGAATGAATCCTGACAAGCCGCGTAATCTTGCAAAGTCAGTAACTGTTGAGTGATTTCAGTCCGGGGGAAAAATGGAATATACAAAATCAGAAGTTCTGCAGTATGTAAAAGAAAATGACGTTAAGTTTATAAAACTTTTTTTTACCGACATTGCAGGAGAAGTCAGAAGTCTTACGATTCAGCCTTCGATTTTAAGAACAGCTTTTGAACACGGAGTTTCTTTTGACGGAAGTGCCGTGCCCGGTTTTATGAATGCAGACAGAAGTGATCTGTTTCTTATTCCTGATCCTGCAACACTTTCTGTATTGCCGTGGCGTCCTTCTCACGGACGGGTTGCAAGAATGTACTGCAACATCTGTTATCCTGACGGTTCACCTTTTGAAGGAGATTCAAGACTTATTCTTCAGAAGACACTTGAGAAAGCAAATAAGCTGGGTTACAGCATAAAAGTTGGAACAGAATGTGAGTTCTATCTTTTTAAGCTGGATGAAAACGGAGAGCCTACAGATATTCCTCATGACAGGGCCGGTTACTGCGGTCTTGCACCTTTGGATAAGGGAGAAAATGTCCGCCGTGACATTATCATGACTCTTGAACAGATGGGAATTGAACCTCAGACCAGTCATCATGAAGCAGGTCCGGGGCAGAATGAAATTGATTTTAAATACAGTTCAACATTAAAGGCTGCAGATAATATTGCTACTTTTAAGATAACGGTAAGAACTGTTGCTGCAAAAGACGGACTGTGGGCAACCTTTATGCCGAAACCTATTGAAGACAAACCGGGCAGCGGACTTCATCTTAATATTTCTATTCATAAAGACGGCGAAAACCTTTTTGAAAAAGATTCACCGGAATCAAAACATTTTATTGCGGGAATTTTAAATCACATAAAAGAAATAACAGCTTTCTTAAATCCAACGGAAGAATCTTATAAACGGCTTGGAGTATTTGAAGCACCACGTTATGTAAGCTGGTCTTCTCAGAACAGAAGTCAGCTGGTAAGAATTCCTGCAGCAACCGGTGATTCCTTCAGAATGGAACTCAGGTCTCCGGATTCTTCCTGCAATCAGTATCTTGCCCTGGCTTTAGTCATAGCAGCGGGGCTTGACGGAATTGAAAATGAATTTGAACTGATGCCGTCCTGCGATAAAAACTTCTATGAACTTTCAGAAAAAGAAGTTCTGGAAATGGGAATAGAAAAACTTCCTGAAAATCTGACGGAAGCCCTTAAACTTGCAAAGGAAAGTGATTTTGTAAAAAGACTGATTCCTCAGGTAACTCTTGATACATTTTTTAAAATGAAGGAATCATAAAAAGGACCGACTGTAAAAAGTGGAAAATGTTTTAATTGTCAGTAATTCAAGCGGAACTATGGCAATCATTTCTGATCTTTTGAGAAGTGAATCTTTTGGAAAGATAACTCTTTCTCAGAGTGCATCAGAAGCACGTCGCTGTCTTTCTGAATTTGATTTTGACCTGATAATAATAGATGCTCCTCTTCCTGATGAAAAAGGCGACGATCTTTCCATGACTGCTGCAGAAAAATCCAGTGCCGGAATCATTCTTATAGTTGATTCTGTAGATGCTTATGAAACTGCTGCCACAGTGGAAGAATACGGCGTGTTTACGGTTCCAAAACCTGTCAGTCCGGAATTTTTTTATCATGCTGTAAAACTTTTAAATGCAAGCCGTAAGCGGGTACAGTTCCTTGAAAACGAAAACCAGAAGCTTCAGAAAAAAATAGAAGAAATTCGTCTTGTAGACAGAGCAAAGCTTATTTTGATTCAGGTGTTAAAAATGACTGAACCTCAGGCTCAGCGGTATATTGAAAAACAGAGCATGGATTTAAGGCAGACAAGACTTGTAACCGCTGAAAATATTTTACGTACTTATGAACGCTAGATTTTTATTTTTTATATTTTTGTTTTTTACCGGAAGTTTTTGTATGGCTCAAAAGTATACTCTCAGTCAGGAAGAACAGCTTGAATCAGAATTTTACGAAATGCAGATAAGTGATGAATTATTTGACCGCATGAAAGGAAAATCTTTTAAGGAAAACTGCACGGTTCCGAGGGAAGATTTACGCTGCCTTCATCTTCTTCACTGGAATTTTGCCGGAGAAGTATGCGAGGGTGAACTTGTCTGTAATAAAAAAATTGCACAGAAACTTATTTATATTTTTAAGGAACTTTATAAGGCCGGTTACCAGATAGAAAAGATACGGCTTGTAGATGAATATGATGCGGATGATGAGCGGTCCATGGCAGATAATAATTCTTCATGTTTTAATTTCAGGTTTATTTCGCATACGACAACAGTTTCAAAACACGGAGCAGGGGTGGCTGTAGATATTAATCCCCTTTATAATCCTTACGTAAAAACCGTTAACGGCAGGCAGAATATAGAACCTGCAAACTCTGCTGAATACGTTGACCGAAAAAAAGACTTTGAACATAAAATAACCCACGATGATTTGTGCTATAAACTCTTTACACAGGCAGGCTTTGAATGGGGCGGCGACTGGACTTCCTGCAAAGACTGGCAGCATTTTGAGTATTTGGAATAGTAAAAAAAAATAGTTACTATTTATGCCACATTATTAAACCAGCCATAATGCTGAACTGACATATCTACAAAATGATTAAGCAGCAAATTGATTTTTGAATCAAATGCTTCTTTATCAAAGCTTTGCGGTAAGTCGGCATCAAGCGAAGAAATGATTGCATCTTTTACGGTTGTTGAAGCCTGTTCATCTTTATACCAGTCTACAACAAAAAGATTTTGTTTTTCTTCTGTGAGTTTTTTATAGAGATTTTTTGCAGCAAGCTTAACTTTCTGTTCTTCGTCTTTTGTGAGTTTTCGTCCTTTTATAAGAAGGTCAAACATTTCCAGTTCTTCTTCAGTTAGGCCTTCTGTTTCTGCACGCTTATCTTCGTTTTTCATGTCTTCAATAAGCTGTAAGAGCTGCTCGTAAT comes from the Treponema rectale genome and includes:
- a CDS encoding glutamine synthetase family protein, translating into MEYTKSEVLQYVKENDVKFIKLFFTDIAGEVRSLTIQPSILRTAFEHGVSFDGSAVPGFMNADRSDLFLIPDPATLSVLPWRPSHGRVARMYCNICYPDGSPFEGDSRLILQKTLEKANKLGYSIKVGTECEFYLFKLDENGEPTDIPHDRAGYCGLAPLDKGENVRRDIIMTLEQMGIEPQTSHHEAGPGQNEIDFKYSSTLKAADNIATFKITVRTVAAKDGLWATFMPKPIEDKPGSGLHLNISIHKDGENLFEKDSPESKHFIAGILNHIKEITAFLNPTEESYKRLGVFEAPRYVSWSSQNRSQLVRIPAATGDSFRMELRSPDSSCNQYLALALVIAAGLDGIENEFELMPSCDKNFYELSEKEVLEMGIEKLPENLTEALKLAKESDFVKRLIPQVTLDTFFKMKES
- a CDS encoding ANTAR domain-containing response regulator; its protein translation is MENVLIVSNSSGTMAIISDLLRSESFGKITLSQSASEARRCLSEFDFDLIIIDAPLPDEKGDDLSMTAAEKSSAGIILIVDSVDAYETAATVEEYGVFTVPKPVSPEFFYHAVKLLNASRKRVQFLENENQKLQKKIEEIRLVDRAKLILIQVLKMTEPQAQRYIEKQSMDLRQTRLVTAENILRTYER
- a CDS encoding M15 family metallopeptidase, whose protein sequence is MAQKYTLSQEEQLESEFYEMQISDELFDRMKGKSFKENCTVPREDLRCLHLLHWNFAGEVCEGELVCNKKIAQKLIYIFKELYKAGYQIEKIRLVDEYDADDERSMADNNSSCFNFRFISHTTTVSKHGAGVAVDINPLYNPYVKTVNGRQNIEPANSAEYVDRKKDFEHKITHDDLCYKLFTQAGFEWGGDWTSCKDWQHFEYLE